A genomic window from Cloacibacillus evryensis DSM 19522 includes:
- a CDS encoding TRAP transporter large permease: MIYIALIILIATLTIGVPVPVSFMASCAWLIFFGGPDGAGYQATQLLPYGFTQMNSVSLIAIAMFILAGGVMERGKIAEKLIDMVDVFVGHIRGGLGIVAVVSCAVFGSICGAACATLSCIGAIMFPRLRSGGYPMGHACALMANASLLGLLIPPNATLIIFAWISGISVLACFLSTVGPGIITIILLSLINVWMLRNNKEVFVEVKRTGKERMEMFMKRGRLAIPALVMPVMVLGGIYGGVMTTTEASALAVLYCIPIGLFVYKGLNWKTLFNIIVESAITTGVIMVMLYSVSMLSRLYILEDLPGRVLHLFYSISTNPIVVMMMINVFLVLMGMLMDDISVVVLTTPILLPIIMDLGFNPVHYAAIVGVNTALGCITPPAAPVLYLSGRVGGAPINEIMSPALKFMVLCWVPVLLVTAYIPKVVLALPHFILGVPW, from the coding sequence ATGATCTATATCGCGCTGATCATACTTATAGCCACCCTCACCATCGGCGTCCCCGTCCCCGTGAGCTTCATGGCCTCCTGCGCCTGGCTCATATTCTTCGGCGGCCCTGACGGAGCCGGCTACCAGGCGACACAGCTGCTCCCCTACGGCTTCACCCAGATGAACTCCGTCTCCCTTATCGCCATCGCGATGTTCATCCTCGCGGGCGGCGTGATGGAGCGCGGCAAGATCGCCGAAAAGCTCATTGATATGGTCGACGTCTTCGTCGGTCATATCCGCGGCGGCCTCGGCATCGTCGCGGTCGTATCCTGCGCCGTATTCGGCTCCATCTGCGGCGCGGCCTGCGCGACGCTCTCCTGCATCGGCGCGATCATGTTCCCGCGCCTTCGCTCCGGCGGCTACCCGATGGGACACGCCTGCGCGCTGATGGCCAACGCCTCGCTGCTCGGGCTGCTCATCCCGCCTAACGCGACGCTGATCATCTTCGCCTGGATAAGCGGCATCTCAGTGCTCGCCTGCTTCCTCTCCACAGTCGGGCCCGGGATCATCACGATAATCCTGCTCAGCCTCATCAACGTCTGGATGCTGCGCAACAATAAAGAGGTCTTCGTTGAGGTGAAGCGCACGGGCAAAGAGCGCATGGAGATGTTCATGAAACGCGGACGCCTCGCCATTCCGGCGCTCGTCATGCCGGTAATGGTCCTCGGAGGCATCTACGGCGGCGTCATGACGACGACCGAAGCCTCCGCCCTCGCGGTGCTTTACTGTATCCCCATCGGGCTCTTCGTATATAAGGGACTCAACTGGAAGACGCTCTTCAACATCATCGTCGAAAGCGCGATAACGACCGGCGTCATCATGGTAATGCTCTATTCCGTCTCGATGCTTTCGCGCCTCTACATTCTTGAAGATCTTCCCGGACGCGTGCTGCACCTCTTCTATTCGATCTCGACCAACCCCATCGTCGTCATGATGATGATAAACGTCTTCCTCGTGCTGATGGGAATGCTGATGGACGACATCAGCGTCGTCGTTCTGACCACGCCGATCCTGCTGCCGATCATCATGGACCTCGGCTTCAATCCCGTCCACTATGCCGCGATCGTCGGAGTAAACACGGCGCTTGGCTGCATCACGCCGCCCGCCGCGCCGGTATTGTACCTCAGCGGACGAGTGGGAGGAGCGCCTATAAACGAGATCATGAGTCCGGCGCTGAAATTCATGGTCCTCTGCTGGGTGCCGGTGCTGCTGGTTACGGCCTATATACCGAAGGTCGTGCTCGCGCTGCCGCACTTCATCCTCGGCGTGCCCTGGTAA
- a CDS encoding TRAP transporter small permease, whose product MAANSERIEMAELLDDEISSVRKPVNLFDKITVSFYSIVCFCMSMLLMLIISAATIMRYFLQMDLYGYEEWVKIFAFWLYFMGAGYGAFAGTHVSADLVQSYMRESRTKDAVIFIRTLITFSVTLLFTWYGWEFFIFGFMGPLGTFVALPRTVAWRIPLWSAYISIFLGLLSMSWYFMLEMIAAGKKLFLKGGNLS is encoded by the coding sequence ATGGCGGCCAATTCCGAACGCATCGAAATGGCGGAGCTTCTGGACGACGAGATAAGCAGCGTCCGCAAGCCTGTCAATCTTTTTGATAAAATCACGGTCAGCTTCTATTCCATAGTATGCTTCTGCATGTCGATGCTGCTCATGCTCATTATCAGCGCGGCGACGATCATGCGCTACTTCCTTCAGATGGACCTCTACGGTTACGAAGAATGGGTCAAGATATTCGCCTTCTGGCTCTATTTTATGGGAGCCGGTTACGGCGCTTTCGCCGGAACCCACGTCTCCGCGGACCTCGTCCAGTCCTATATGCGCGAGAGCAGGACGAAGGACGCCGTTATCTTCATCCGCACGCTGATAACATTCAGCGTGACGCTGCTCTTCACATGGTACGGCTGGGAATTCTTTATCTTTGGATTCATGGGCCCGCTGGGCACCTTCGTCGCGCTTCCGCGCACGGTGGCCTGGCGCATCCCCCTCTGGAGCGCCTATATCTCGATATTCCTGGGGCTGCTCTCGATGTCGTGGTATTTTATGCTCGAGATGATCGCCGCGGGTAAAAAACTCTTCCTCAAAGGAGGAAACCTCTCATGA